The proteins below are encoded in one region of Borrelia duttonii Ly:
- the pcsA gene encoding phosphatidylcholine synthase, translating to MIKINLILAWLVHILTASGLIVGFYSIIAIINTDYNLLIKLTILGLLIDGIDGTLARKLKIKEAIPTINGELLDNIVDYINYTFIPTIFFYYSNFIQEKYKIIICIGILLASAYQFSQLDAKTSDDYFRGFPSLWNFLIIFNVIFEINKNTNIIIILSCIAFSFVPIKFIYPSKTKELKYITLPITIITSLLVILIIFIKLPDIYLTIGKTLIIIYCLYLILASIYLTCKTKQK from the coding sequence TTGATAAAAATAAATCTTATTTTAGCTTGGTTAGTACATATTTTAACGGCTTCTGGATTAATAGTTGGTTTTTATTCAATAATTGCAATAATAAACACAGATTATAATCTCTTGATAAAACTTACGATTTTGGGACTTTTAATTGATGGAATTGATGGAACACTTGCAAGAAAGTTAAAAATCAAAGAAGCAATACCAACAATTAATGGAGAACTCCTTGACAACATCGTAGACTATATAAACTATACATTCATTCCAACAATATTCTTTTATTATAGTAATTTTATACAAGAGAAATATAAAATAATAATATGCATTGGAATTTTGCTTGCATCAGCATATCAATTTTCACAATTAGATGCAAAAACAAGTGATGATTATTTTAGAGGTTTTCCATCATTATGGAATTTTCTAATAATTTTCAATGTAATATTTGAAATTAACAAAAACACAAACATTATCATAATATTATCGTGTATTGCATTTAGTTTTGTACCAATTAAATTCATTTATCCATCAAAAACAAAAGAACTAAAATATATAACGCTTCCTATAACAATAATAACTTCCTTATTAGTAATACTAATAATATTCATCAAATTACCAGATATATATTTAACAATAGGCAAAACATTGATAATTATTTACTGTTTATATCTCATCTTAGCAAGCATATATTTAACTTGCAAAACAAAACAAAAATAA
- a CDS encoding efflux RND transporter permease subunit has translation MDLATLGIKHKVFILTTFTLITIVLGFFLKDIKFDSNILKLIPKNAQIEQTLDIDKSSSLLSTIVMFKDKKNIFNKETFRKINEVASDIVNILKVTPNSVTSIFTYFPQLKKDVYTDEDIINIKNKINATPFIKKLFLNDDETLIYFIIISTTDTKTNFSRSLKNELEAMEDTIKRHETDTLKLYLTGDLVVREKILNYMADDFKLLGPFAAIVVIVSLYLIVKNILGAIIPVLIAICALIWTFGIKSLFMSPITVPETTMIVLLISIGCANAVHIINGVLKQINKNKPLTETAIITTIKTLKTPIILTSLTTAFGFLSLITSSIQAYRTMGIFMSLGVIIAMFMSLLVLPGILVKTPFKHNNKKNTHTFLEKLSLINQIITKWILNNKYISFIITVIILLSSIIGLFKIEINFDEKDYFKENTSVKQTLNLMQKEIGGTSVIKIEINGTPGEFKNEQKMKNLDLITDNIDKFSYKTQSNSINGIIRLMNFKFKKENPKEYRLPENQAVLNKLILLISRSNSIKNMTNMYINNDWSQISIIIRTDQNSTEEIKQFADYASNVIDKYMPGHEYHFSGAYDKIPISQTMVREQITNIITTLSAIAILLIIFFKSIKTGIIIAIPVAWSVFLNFAVMKLFGITLNPATATIASVSMGIGVDYSIHFFNAFILNYQVTKDYKNALLESIPNVFNGIFANSISVGIGFLTLIFSTYKIIATLGAIIAFTMLTTSIASLTLLPLLIYIFKPTVKTVSTTKV, from the coding sequence ATGGATCTAGCGACTCTAGGTATTAAACATAAAGTTTTCATATTAACAACATTCACACTAATAACAATTGTTTTAGGATTTTTCTTAAAAGATATAAAATTTGACTCCAACATATTAAAACTCATACCAAAAAATGCACAAATTGAACAAACTCTAGACATAGACAAAAGTAGTTCTCTATTATCAACAATAGTAATGTTTAAAGACAAAAAAAATATTTTCAATAAAGAAACTTTTAGAAAAATTAATGAAGTAGCAAGTGATATAGTCAATATTTTAAAAGTAACACCCAACTCCGTTACAAGCATATTTACTTACTTCCCACAACTAAAAAAAGATGTATACACAGATGAAGATATAATCAATATAAAAAACAAAATTAACGCAACACCATTTATTAAAAAGCTATTTCTAAATGATGATGAAACTTTAATATACTTTATAATAATATCAACAACAGATACTAAGACAAACTTTAGTCGAAGCTTAAAAAACGAACTTGAAGCAATGGAAGACACAATTAAAAGACATGAAACTGATACTCTAAAACTTTACTTAACAGGAGATCTTGTAGTAAGAGAAAAAATACTCAATTATATGGCTGATGACTTTAAATTGTTAGGACCATTTGCTGCAATCGTAGTCATTGTATCACTCTATCTTATTGTAAAAAATATACTAGGAGCAATAATTCCCGTACTCATTGCAATATGTGCTTTAATTTGGACTTTTGGAATTAAAAGTCTTTTTATGTCTCCAATTACTGTCCCAGAAACAACAATGATAGTCCTACTAATTTCAATTGGATGTGCTAATGCTGTACATATAATAAATGGAGTATTAAAACAAATTAATAAAAATAAACCCTTAACCGAAACAGCCATCATAACTACAATTAAAACACTCAAAACACCAATAATTTTAACTTCTCTCACAACAGCTTTTGGCTTTTTATCGCTAATCACTTCATCTATTCAAGCATATAGAACAATGGGAATTTTTATGTCACTGGGTGTCATTATTGCAATGTTTATGTCCTTATTAGTACTACCTGGAATATTAGTTAAAACACCATTTAAACATAATAACAAAAAAAACACTCATACTTTTCTTGAAAAGCTTTCGCTAATAAACCAAATAATTACAAAATGGATATTAAATAACAAATACATTTCATTCATTATAACCGTAATAATTTTACTGAGCTCAATTATAGGACTTTTTAAAATAGAAATTAATTTCGATGAAAAAGATTATTTTAAAGAAAATACAAGTGTCAAACAAACACTTAACTTGATGCAAAAAGAAATAGGAGGAACCTCAGTAATTAAAATTGAAATTAATGGCACCCCAGGTGAATTTAAAAATGAACAAAAAATGAAAAATTTGGATTTAATTACAGATAATATTGATAAATTCAGTTATAAAACACAATCCAATTCAATAAATGGCATTATAAGACTTATGAATTTTAAATTTAAAAAAGAAAATCCCAAAGAATACAGATTACCTGAAAATCAAGCTGTATTAAACAAGCTAATACTATTAATTAGCAGAAGCAATTCCATTAAAAATATGACTAATATGTATATCAATAATGATTGGTCGCAAATATCAATTATTATAAGAACTGATCAAAATTCAACTGAAGAAATTAAACAATTTGCAGACTATGCAAGCAATGTGATTGATAAATATATGCCAGGACATGAATACCATTTTTCAGGTGCTTATGACAAAATACCTATATCACAAACTATGGTAAGAGAACAAATCACAAATATTATTACAACACTTAGTGCAATAGCAATATTACTAATAATATTCTTTAAATCCATAAAAACTGGGATTATCATTGCAATTCCAGTAGCATGGTCGGTATTTTTAAATTTTGCAGTAATGAAACTTTTTGGAATAACATTAAATCCTGCAACAGCAACAATTGCCTCTGTTAGTATGGGCATAGGTGTAGATTATTCTATTCACTTCTTTAATGCATTTATATTAAACTATCAAGTAACTAAGGACTATAAAAATGCTTTACTTGAATCAATTCCTAACGTATTTAATGGAATATTTGCAAACTCAATATCGGTAGGAATAGGATTCTTAACATTAATATTTTCAACTTACAAAATAATTGCAACACTTGGAGCAATAATAGCTTTTACCATGTTAACAACATCTATTGCATCATTAACACTACTTCCATTATTAATTTATATATTTAAACCAACTGTTAAAACAGTAAGTACAACAAAAGTGTAA
- the leuS gene encoding leucine--tRNA ligase, with the protein MSKYDFKKIEKKWQNYWDKHKTYKVNEDPNVPKEKRIYILDMFPYPSANGLHVGHPEGYTATDILTRYKLLNGFNVLHPMGFDSFGLPAENYAIQTGKHPKKITEKNIEKFKEQIKALGFAYDWDREIKTHDVNYYKWTQWIFLQLYKKGLAYTKEIPVWYCPDLGTVLANEEVIQTPDGPRSERGFHKVERKPLRQWLLKITKYAERLIRDLEEVDWPDSVKEMQKNWIGKSTGVEIEFLIKESKEKIKVFTTRPDTIFGVTYLVLAPEHPMVDKITKDELKPIISKYKDKEILKSDLERTSLEKDKTGIFTGAYAINPITKEEIPIWIGSYILGTYGTGAVMSVPAHDERDFEFAKKYNLPIKQVVSQTGTNEVLIKPFTENGISINTPTEFNNLKTIEVKTKVIKWLIENKMGQEKVNYKLRDWIFSRQRYWGEPIPILFDDNLNEIPLNDDELPLTLPDIENYKPSGTGESPLSKIKDWVNVKRNGKIYKRETNTMPQWAGSCWYYIRYLDPHNKKEFANKEKINYWMPVDLYIGGAEHSVLHLLYARFWHKVLYDLGYVNTKEPFRKLINQGMITSFAYQDENGILIPNDEVEKKDNKFFSKKNNKELKQIIAKMSKSLKNIINPDDIIKEYGADSMRIYEMFMGPLTDSKPWNTQGLIGIFRFLNKIWLIKNKELTNETPPKEIISELHKTIKKVTEDIETLNFNTAISTLMIFINELLKHEKNYLKIFRPISIILSPFAPHLGEELWEFMGEQSSIFKNAKWPKYDLNSIIDDTREIVLQVNGKTKDKIMIKKDTDEETLKKIAFNNQKIIQNINNKQIIKIITVKDKLVNIVAK; encoded by the coding sequence ATGTCTAAATATGACTTTAAAAAAATAGAAAAAAAATGGCAAAATTATTGGGATAAACACAAAACATATAAAGTAAACGAAGATCCAAATGTTCCAAAAGAAAAAAGAATCTATATTCTTGACATGTTTCCTTATCCTTCAGCTAATGGACTCCATGTCGGACACCCTGAAGGTTATACGGCCACTGACATATTAACAAGATATAAGCTTTTAAATGGATTTAATGTACTTCATCCAATGGGGTTTGATAGTTTTGGATTACCTGCAGAAAATTATGCAATACAAACAGGAAAACATCCTAAAAAAATAACAGAAAAAAATATTGAAAAATTTAAAGAACAAATTAAAGCATTAGGATTTGCATATGATTGGGACAGAGAAATTAAAACTCATGATGTAAATTATTATAAATGGACACAATGGATCTTCCTTCAATTATATAAAAAAGGCTTGGCTTACACAAAAGAAATACCTGTCTGGTATTGTCCTGATCTTGGAACAGTGCTTGCAAATGAAGAAGTAATTCAAACACCCGATGGACCTAGATCAGAACGGGGGTTTCATAAAGTAGAAAGAAAACCTTTAAGACAATGGCTACTCAAAATCACCAAATATGCAGAAAGACTTATTAGAGATCTTGAAGAAGTAGATTGGCCTGACTCTGTCAAAGAAATGCAAAAAAATTGGATTGGAAAATCAACAGGAGTTGAAATTGAATTCTTAATAAAGGAAAGTAAAGAAAAAATAAAGGTATTTACAACAAGACCAGATACAATTTTTGGAGTAACATATTTAGTACTTGCACCAGAACATCCTATGGTAGATAAAATCACGAAAGATGAACTTAAACCTATAATATCAAAATATAAAGACAAAGAAATCCTTAAAAGCGATCTTGAGAGGACTTCTCTTGAAAAAGATAAAACAGGAATATTTACAGGGGCATATGCTATTAATCCAATAACTAAAGAGGAAATACCAATTTGGATAGGAAGTTATATACTTGGCACTTATGGAACTGGAGCTGTAATGAGTGTTCCTGCACACGATGAACGAGATTTTGAATTTGCAAAAAAATATAATTTGCCTATCAAACAAGTGGTCTCTCAAACTGGAACTAATGAAGTATTAATAAAACCATTTACCGAAAATGGTATTTCAATTAACACACCTACAGAATTTAACAATCTCAAAACTATAGAAGTAAAAACAAAAGTAATAAAATGGCTTATAGAAAATAAAATGGGCCAAGAAAAAGTTAATTATAAACTTAGAGACTGGATTTTCTCAAGACAGAGATACTGGGGAGAACCTATTCCTATTTTATTTGATGACAACCTAAATGAAATACCATTAAACGACGATGAACTACCCTTAACACTTCCAGACATAGAAAATTATAAACCATCTGGCACAGGAGAATCGCCTCTCTCAAAAATTAAAGACTGGGTAAATGTTAAACGTAACGGGAAAATATATAAAAGAGAAACAAACACAATGCCCCAATGGGCAGGCTCATGTTGGTACTATATACGCTACCTTGATCCTCATAACAAAAAAGAATTTGCAAATAAAGAAAAAATCAATTATTGGATGCCAGTTGATCTTTATATTGGAGGCGCTGAACATTCAGTGCTACACTTATTATACGCAAGATTTTGGCATAAAGTTCTTTATGATTTAGGATATGTTAATACAAAAGAACCCTTTAGAAAACTTATAAATCAAGGAATGATAACATCATTTGCATATCAAGACGAAAATGGTATTTTAATTCCCAATGATGAAGTGGAAAAAAAAGACAACAAATTTTTTTCAAAAAAAAATAATAAAGAACTAAAACAAATAATAGCAAAAATGTCCAAATCACTTAAAAACATAATAAATCCGGATGACATCATTAAAGAATACGGTGCAGATTCAATGAGAATATATGAAATGTTTATGGGACCTTTAACCGACTCAAAACCATGGAATACACAAGGACTCATTGGAATTTTTAGATTTTTAAACAAAATATGGCTCATCAAGAACAAAGAACTTACTAACGAAACACCTCCAAAAGAAATAATATCGGAACTGCATAAAACAATAAAAAAAGTTACAGAAGATATAGAAACTTTAAATTTTAATACCGCAATTTCAACATTAATGATATTCATAAACGAACTTCTAAAACATGAAAAAAATTACTTAAAAATATTTAGACCTATAAGCATTATCTTATCACCATTTGCACCACATTTAGGAGAAGAATTATGGGAATTCATGGGCGAACAATCCAGTATATTTAAAAATGCAAAATGGCCAAAATATGATTTAAATTCAATTATTGATGATACAAGAGAAATTGTACTACAGGTTAATGGTAAAACAAAAGACAAAATTATGATAAAAAAAGACACTGATGAGGAAACTCTTAAAAAGATTGCTTTTAATAATCAAAAAATTATACAAAATATAAACAATAAACAAATAATAAAAATTATTACAGTTAAAGACAAACTTGTAAATATAGTAGCAAAATAA
- the lon gene encoding endopeptidase La has product MKSREIEYFMEEIKDTVSKEKKRSKNSGGILPHFDKPVRVPLIAVPSHPVFPSMFIPIVIVSDIDMKAVDYVIKGNGIISLFVLRDKFLEKSGNNKDGKLTINYQKDIYSVGVTAKIVKKINLPDGGYNIFVSTIDRVKFVKVVLNEDFPIIEVDYLKQIPIKKYDVNLKAIYSSILLKTKEIFSHRKMPEFQLNMVNIEDKGRLCDVVAGMIASSKESHQEVLETLSVKDRLKKVLELLYEELNLIEIQNKIAKGIQEKLEKQQKEFFLKEQLKAIKTELGVGDEKNSEFLKMKSKIDALALKGEALDAVGRELEKFSFLERHSSEYIVVRNYLELITNLPWEDTKVDFDKFNLQRAEKILDKTHYGMREVKDRILEYISVLKLRKSQKGAIMLLVGPPGVGKTSIGAAIAEVLNTKFFRFSVGGIRDESEIKGHRRTYVGALPGKIIQGLRITKTNSPVFLIDEIDKVSSSHYGDPFSVLLEVLDPEQNVNFRDHYLDLPFDISNVFFILTANSLETIPTPLLNRMEVIQLSGYVDDEKIEIARKYLIPKVLKENGVDKDSLKFQSSSLVQIAREYARDNGLRNFEKYLKQIVRKIARKLVEDQSVKAYQISKENLEEYIGIPVFRKEKFLDKAMSPGMVMGLAWTNYGGSTLIIETVKTESKSPGIKLTGRLGDVMKESANIAFTYVNSISNELKVHKSFFEKYMIHLHIPEGATPKDGPSAGITIASAFISLALNKTVRPNLAMTGELSLTGNVMAIGGLKAKIIAAKRNGVEHIIIPKANKVDLDDIPINIKNGINFHLVDSMKEVIKLLF; this is encoded by the coding sequence ATGAAATCTAGGGAGATTGAATACTTTATGGAAGAAATAAAAGATACTGTTTCTAAGGAAAAGAAGCGTTCAAAGAACTCTGGAGGCATTTTGCCACATTTTGATAAACCCGTAAGAGTACCTTTAATTGCTGTTCCATCACATCCTGTATTTCCAAGTATGTTTATTCCAATTGTTATAGTTTCTGATATTGATATGAAGGCTGTTGATTATGTTATTAAAGGTAATGGAATTATTTCTTTATTTGTTTTGCGTGATAAATTTTTAGAAAAATCAGGGAATAATAAGGATGGTAAATTAACTATTAATTATCAGAAGGATATTTATTCTGTTGGTGTTACTGCTAAAATAGTAAAAAAGATTAATCTTCCTGATGGTGGATATAATATTTTTGTTTCCACTATTGATAGAGTTAAATTTGTTAAAGTTGTTCTTAATGAGGATTTTCCAATAATTGAAGTTGATTATTTAAAGCAAATTCCAATTAAAAAGTATGATGTTAATTTAAAAGCAATTTATAGTAGTATTTTACTTAAAACTAAAGAAATATTCTCACATAGGAAAATGCCCGAATTTCAGTTAAATATGGTGAATATTGAAGATAAGGGTAGATTATGTGATGTTGTTGCAGGAATGATAGCGTCTTCAAAGGAATCTCATCAAGAGGTGCTTGAAACATTAAGTGTTAAGGATAGGCTTAAAAAGGTTTTAGAATTGCTTTATGAAGAATTAAACCTGATTGAGATTCAAAATAAAATTGCTAAAGGTATTCAAGAAAAATTAGAAAAACAGCAAAAAGAGTTCTTTTTAAAGGAACAACTTAAAGCTATTAAGACTGAGCTTGGTGTTGGAGATGAGAAGAATAGTGAATTTTTAAAAATGAAATCTAAAATAGATGCTTTAGCTTTAAAAGGAGAAGCTTTAGATGCGGTTGGAAGGGAGCTTGAGAAGTTTTCATTTCTTGAGAGACATTCGTCTGAGTATATTGTAGTTAGGAATTATCTTGAACTTATTACAAATCTTCCTTGGGAAGATACCAAGGTTGATTTTGATAAATTTAATTTACAAAGAGCAGAAAAAATTTTAGATAAAACTCATTATGGCATGAGGGAGGTTAAAGATAGAATTCTTGAATATATTTCTGTCCTTAAATTAAGAAAATCTCAAAAAGGGGCTATTATGCTTTTAGTTGGTCCACCTGGGGTTGGTAAAACCTCGATAGGAGCAGCTATTGCTGAAGTTCTTAATACGAAATTTTTTAGATTTTCTGTAGGTGGTATAAGAGATGAATCAGAAATTAAAGGACATAGAAGAACTTATGTAGGAGCATTACCTGGAAAAATTATTCAAGGACTCAGAATTACAAAAACAAATTCTCCTGTTTTTTTAATAGATGAAATTGATAAGGTATCGTCTTCTCATTATGGAGATCCGTTTTCAGTTCTTCTTGAGGTTTTAGATCCCGAACAAAATGTTAATTTTAGAGATCATTATCTTGATTTGCCTTTTGATATTTCTAATGTATTTTTTATTTTAACGGCCAATTCTCTTGAAACAATACCTACACCTTTATTAAATAGGATGGAGGTAATTCAACTCTCAGGATATGTTGATGATGAAAAAATAGAGATAGCAAGAAAATATTTGATACCAAAGGTCTTAAAGGAAAATGGTGTTGATAAAGATTCCTTAAAATTTCAAAGTTCATCTCTTGTTCAGATAGCTAGAGAATATGCTAGAGATAATGGACTGAGAAATTTTGAGAAATATTTAAAACAAATTGTTCGAAAAATTGCAAGAAAGCTTGTTGAAGATCAATCTGTCAAAGCATATCAGATTTCTAAGGAAAATTTGGAAGAGTATATTGGCATTCCTGTATTTAGAAAAGAAAAATTTTTAGATAAAGCTATGTCTCCAGGTATGGTAATGGGTCTTGCATGGACCAATTATGGTGGGTCAACTTTGATTATTGAGACTGTAAAGACTGAATCTAAATCTCCTGGTATTAAGTTGACAGGTAGGCTTGGAGATGTTATGAAAGAATCTGCAAATATTGCGTTTACTTATGTCAATAGTATTAGTAATGAACTTAAAGTGCATAAGTCCTTTTTTGAAAAATACATGATACATTTGCATATTCCAGAAGGTGCTACTCCAAAAGATGGGCCTTCTGCTGGAATTACTATTGCTAGTGCTTTTATATCTCTGGCTCTTAATAAGACTGTAAGACCCAATTTGGCTATGACAGGAGAGTTATCATTAACAGGTAATGTAATGGCTATTGGCGGATTGAAAGCCAAAATAATTGCTGCTAAGAGAAATGGTGTTGAGCACATTATTATTCCTAAAGCAAATAAAGTAGATCTTGATGATATTCCTATTAATATTAAAAATGGTATAAATTTTCATCTTGTAGATAGTATGAAAGAAGTAATTAAATTGTTATTTTGA
- a CDS encoding DedA family protein: MYIILEFIDLNIAYAPIVFFGLLILAGLNIPISEDAIVIMGGILASRKNEYTILIFLGIFWGAYIGDIISFYIGRFLANKFLKQKTKTNNLLDKINYYYKHYGSLTLLFGRFIPFGFRNAIFISAGMGNMHSSNFFIIDLFAAMISITTYFTLSFKIGESFNTIFPKIRFILLIIFIIIIILILLRYILKKKKPKKVDKLFE; encoded by the coding sequence ATGTACATAATATTAGAATTTATAGATCTAAATATTGCTTATGCACCAATTGTATTTTTTGGATTACTAATTCTTGCAGGCCTTAACATCCCAATTTCTGAAGATGCAATAGTAATAATGGGTGGAATACTTGCCAGTCGTAAAAACGAATATACAATATTAATATTTCTAGGAATTTTTTGGGGAGCTTATATTGGAGATATAATTTCATTTTATATAGGTAGATTCTTAGCTAATAAATTTCTTAAGCAAAAAACAAAAACAAATAACTTACTAGACAAAATAAATTACTACTATAAACACTATGGAAGTTTGACTTTACTATTTGGCAGATTTATTCCTTTTGGATTTAGAAATGCAATATTTATATCTGCAGGAATGGGCAACATGCATAGTAGTAACTTTTTTATAATTGACCTTTTTGCAGCAATGATATCAATTACTACCTACTTCACATTAAGTTTTAAAATAGGAGAATCATTTAATACAATATTCCCTAAAATAAGATTTATTTTACTAATAATATTTATCATAATAATAATACTGATCTTATTAAGATATATTCTAAAAAAGAAAAAACCTAAAAAAGTTGACAAACTTTTCGAATAG
- the rdgB gene encoding RdgB/HAM1 family non-canonical purine NTP pyrophosphatase translates to MKTLFFATSNINKINEVKQILDIPKIKIEIPQNFDIKETGKTFKENSLLKAKALFKILNNKQPVFSEDSGLCIEALNMEPGIYSKRYDQYKLGKKLDNNEKNHLIIDLMREKNNRTAYFICVISYIDVDGTINNFEGMLKGTIALNIDYYQKNGFGYDPIFLTTNNKRLSELNLEEKNKISHRGIAFDKFKKFLMQFLD, encoded by the coding sequence ATGAAAACATTATTCTTTGCAACTAGCAATATAAATAAAATAAACGAAGTGAAACAAATCTTAGATATACCCAAAATAAAAATAGAGATTCCTCAAAATTTTGATATAAAAGAAACAGGAAAAACATTTAAAGAAAATTCACTATTAAAAGCAAAAGCTTTATTTAAAATTTTAAACAACAAACAACCTGTCTTTAGTGAAGATTCTGGATTATGCATAGAAGCACTAAATATGGAACCTGGTATTTATTCAAAAAGATATGATCAATATAAATTAGGAAAAAAACTGGACAACAATGAAAAAAATCATCTTATTATAGATTTAATGAGAGAAAAAAATAATAGAACAGCATATTTTATATGTGTAATCAGTTATATTGATGTAGATGGAACAATAAATAATTTTGAAGGCATGCTTAAAGGAACAATTGCTCTAAATATTGATTATTATCAAAAAAATGGATTTGGATATGATCCAATATTTTTAACTACAAATAATAAAAGACTAAGCGAATTAAATCTTGAAGAGAAAAACAAAATATCTCACAGAGGAATAGCATTTGATAAATTTAAAAAATTTTTAATGCAATTTTTAGATTAA
- the pepF gene encoding oligoendopeptidase F has product MIERNEINENDKWDLSSLFKDNEEYKNTVKQIRSKLQNFKKYETLEFDLNTFKEAINYYYEIEEEIERTIYYTHIQLETDVSNQTSNELRAMNINLETEASNITSFFIPKILKIETTKIKEWLQDKELKDKKIAIEKILREKQHILSENEEKILANYTSLYSSYSDIFSALTNADMEFGEINGQLLSNSTYTLFLQNENQEIRKQAFLKFYQEYEKHENTLANLLIADINKNKFLAKTRNFQDTISMKLFQNNIDKTVYTNLIETVNENLSVLHEYYEFRKTILNQEYLNHYDVYVPLTKNIKFKHSFQEACDKILKSLEILGSEYIDVLRKGLLEERWVDKYENKGKRAGAFSAGSYNGKPYILMNYKDESIRDMFTLAHEAGHSMHSYFSIKNNPFPHYQYSIFEAEIASTVNEQILAEYLLENENDVEKIKYIKLNQIDDLLATFFRQTMFAEFEYTIHEMINKNEPVVKETIKSIYLNLLTKYFGKSLKFDQKSSLECLRIPHFYSPFYVYQYATGITAALLIYKNIKNNKKDATKNYIDFLKTGGSKYPLDSLKVTGVDLNLKSTIQNTINIFKEHLDNVKKLF; this is encoded by the coding sequence ATGATAGAAAGAAATGAAATCAATGAAAATGACAAATGGGACTTATCTTCTTTATTTAAAGACAACGAAGAATATAAAAATACTGTTAAACAAATAAGATCAAAACTGCAAAATTTTAAAAAATACGAAACCTTAGAATTTGACCTAAATACGTTTAAAGAAGCAATAAATTATTATTACGAGATTGAAGAAGAAATAGAGAGAACAATATATTACACACACATTCAACTAGAAACAGACGTAAGCAATCAAACTTCAAATGAACTTCGTGCCATGAACATTAATCTAGAAACAGAAGCATCAAATATCACATCATTCTTTATTCCAAAAATTTTAAAAATAGAAACAACGAAAATAAAAGAATGGCTTCAAGACAAAGAACTTAAAGATAAAAAAATAGCTATTGAAAAAATTTTAAGAGAAAAACAACATATCTTAAGCGAAAATGAAGAAAAAATACTTGCCAATTACACATCTCTCTACTCATCATACAGTGATATATTCTCAGCATTAACAAATGCAGACATGGAATTTGGAGAAATCAATGGGCAATTATTAAGTAATTCCACTTACACCCTATTTCTTCAAAACGAAAATCAAGAAATACGCAAACAAGCTTTTTTAAAATTTTATCAAGAATATGAAAAACATGAAAATACACTGGCCAATCTTTTAATTGCTGATATTAATAAAAATAAATTTTTAGCAAAAACAAGAAATTTTCAAGACACTATCTCAATGAAGCTTTTTCAAAATAACATTGATAAAACAGTTTATACAAACTTAATAGAAACGGTTAATGAAAATTTATCTGTACTTCATGAATATTATGAATTTAGGAAAACAATACTTAATCAAGAATATTTAAATCATTATGATGTTTATGTTCCTTTAACAAAAAACATTAAATTTAAGCATTCTTTTCAAGAAGCTTGTGATAAAATTTTAAAATCACTTGAAATATTAGGAAGCGAATATATTGATGTATTAAGAAAAGGGCTTTTAGAAGAGCGTTGGGTTGACAAATACGAAAACAAGGGAAAAAGAGCAGGAGCATTTAGCGCAGGATCATATAATGGAAAGCCTTATATATTAATGAACTATAAAGATGAATCTATAAGAGATATGTTCACCTTAGCTCATGAGGCAGGACATTCAATGCACTCATACTTTAGTATCAAAAACAATCCATTCCCTCACTATCAATACTCCATTTTTGAAGCAGAAATAGCATCTACAGTAAATGAACAAATCCTTGCAGAATATTTACTTGAAAATGAAAACGACGTTGAAAAAATAAAATATATTAAACTAAATCAAATTGATGATTTACTTGCAACATTTTTTAGACAAACAATGTTTGCAGAATTTGAATATACAATTCACGAAATGATCAACAAAAATGAACCAGTAGTAAAAGAAACCATTAAATCAATTTACTTGAATTTATTAACAAAATATTTTGGTAAAAGTCTTAAGTTTGACCAAAAAAGCTCATTAGAATGTCTTAGAATCCCACATTTCTACTCTCCATTTTACGTATATCAATATGCAACAGGCATAACAGCTGCTCTTTTAATATATAAAAATATAAAAAATAACAAAAAAGATGCAACTAAGAATTACATCGACTTTTTAAAAACAGGAGGCTCAAAATATCCCCTAGATTCTTTAAAAGTTACCGGTGTTGACTTAAACTTAAAATCAACAATACAAAATACAATTAACATATTTAAAGAACATCTTGATAATGTAAAAAAATTATTTTAG